In Fusarium oxysporum Fo47 chromosome XII, complete sequence, one DNA window encodes the following:
- a CDS encoding Alpha/Beta hydrolase protein, with the protein MSWKPLALDPRMEAKWDSINSEEALTELSRIELPNSIEQEDKSFPGPNGNELVVSIFRRKISTNRKRLCIYHIHGGGMIAGDRFLGFNWYFDVIDRYDVVLVTIEYRLAPASSYPAPVEDYYSGMIWTAEHADELGIDADKFLTAGGSAGGGLCVALNLLLRDRKGPKVIGQFLLTAMLDDRVDTISAHQTAHIKGWNRDADIYGWTCYLGESRGTGSVSPYAAPSRATDRSGLPPTYLDVGAVDVFRDEDVKLALDLCRDGVPCEFHLWPGCTHDTDAILPDIPVCAAANRVKKDWLERFFPENGVKLVD; encoded by the coding sequence ATGTCGTGGAAGCCTCTCGCCCTCGATCCCCGCATGGAGGCAAAGTGGGACTCGATCAACTCTGAAGAGGCCTTGACAGAGCTTAGCAGAATAGAGCTGCCCAATAGTATTGAGCAGGAGGATAAGTCGTTCCCCGGCCCCAACGGCAATGAGCTAGTCGTTTCTATCTTCCGACGCAAGATCTCGACGAATCGGAAACGTCTATGTATCTATCACATCCACGGCGGAGGAATGATTGCCGGAGATCGGTTCCTCGGCTTCAATTGGTATTTCGATGTTATCGATAGGTATGACGTGGTCCTAGTGACAATCGAATATCGTCTTGCACCTGCAAGTTCCTATCCAGCACCAGTTGAGGATTATTATTCTGGCATGATTTGGACGGCCGAGCACGCAGACGAATTAGGCATCGACGCGGACAAGTTCCTTACTGCTGGCGGCTCAGCTGGAGGGGGCTTATGTGTGGCCCTGAACCTGCTTCTTCGCGACCGAAAGGGCCCCAAGGTGATTGGACAGTTCCTCCTCACTGCCATGCTCGACGACCGTGTCGATACCATCTCCGCCCACCAGACCGCGCATATCAAAGGCTGGAACCGAGACGCAGACATCTACGGATGGACCTGTTATCTAGGCGAGAGTCGAGGAACGGGTAGTGTTAGTCCGTACGCTGCGCCATCCCGCGCCACCGACCGGTCCGGGTTGCCCCCGACGTATCTCGATGTCGGTGCCGTCGACGTTTTTCGCGATGAAGACGTGAAATTAGCGCTGGATCTCTGCCGAGATGGGGTTCCTTGCGAGTTCCACCTCTGGCCGGGTTGTACCCATGACACAGACGCCATCTTGCCCGATATACCTGTTTGTGCGGCTGCCAACAGAGTCAAGAAGGATTGGTTGGAACGATTCTTTCCTGAAAACGGTGTCAAGCTCGTTGACTGA
- a CDS encoding chaperonin 10-like protein, with protein sequence MKAIQIQEFGAPYTVSEVGKPKPKPHQLLVQIKAGGFCHTDCMALENAFGSKLPFIGSHEPAGVVVEVGFDVHGFAEGDRVGCLNFDSCCGKCPDCKTGSPIYCDSPLMKGITADGAWAEYMAADARFTVKLPDSLDFPTAACMMCAGITVYGGIKRAQVPAGGSIGIVGIGGLGHIGTQVAKAMGYKVAAIDVKQDALDLVASYNLKPDVCILSTDPAETSMEKITNNIKGDYPGLDATIIATDAPAAFDLAAKLTRKHGTMVLLGQPEKGITMSYQNVIFRDINLIGSLVADTDETEELLNLVVKHNIQVKIKEWKPEDAEKMRQEYLAGRNSEPAISGVVAISTILNPLQSDHELPFNQPISRSTSKRKR encoded by the exons ATGAAGGCTATTCAGATCCAGGAGTTCGGCGCACCTTACACCGTCTCTGAAGTCGGTAAGCCCAAGCCTAAGCCTCATCAACTGCTCGTCCAAATCAAGGCGGGCGGATTTTGTCATACTGACTGCATGGCCCTTGAAAATGCGTTCGGCTCTAAACTGCCTTTCATTGGATCTCATGAGCCAGCTGGCGTTGTAGTTGAAGTCGGTTTTGATGTCCATGGGTTCGCGGAGGGTGATCGCGTAGGCTGCCTCAACTTTGACAGCTGTTGCG GGAAGTGTCCCGACTGTAAGACTGGTAGCCCGATATACTGCGATAGCCCACTGATGAAAGGTATCACGGCGGATGGGGCTTGGGCAGAGTACATGGCAGC CGACGCTCGATTTACTGTCAAACTTCCAGACTCGCTCGACTTCCCTACGGCAGCTTGTATGATGTGCGCTGGCATCACAGTATACGGAGGTATCAAGAGAGCGCAGGTCCCAGCCGGTGGCTCGATTGGTATCGTCGGCATTGGTGGGCTTGGTCATATTGGGACCCAAGTTGCCAAAGCGATG GGGTATAAAGTCGCCGCTATCGATGTCAAGCAAGATGCCCTAGACCTTGTCGCATCTTACAATCTGAAGCCCGATGTTTGCATTCTCTCCACCGATCCAGCTGAAACTTCCATGGAGAAGATCACCAACAATATAAAAGGCGACTACCCTGGTCTTGATGCCACAATAATCGCAACCGATGCTCCCGCTGCGTTTGATCTCGCAGCAAAGTTGACGCGCAAGCACGGAACTATGGTTCTTCTGGGTCAGCCTGAGAAGGGCATTACCATGTCTTATCAGAACGTCATCTTTCGTGATATCAATCTGATAGGCTCTCTTGTCGCCGATACCGATGAAACCGAAGAACTGTTGAACTTGGTAGTGAAGCATAACATTCAAGTTAAGATCAAGGAATGGAAGCCTGAagatgctgagaagatgagaCAAGAATATCTAGCTGGTAGGAACAGCG AGCCAGCAATCAGCGGCGTAGTTGCAATCTCAACAATTCTAAATCCTCTTCAATCCGATCACGAGCTGCCATTCAACCAACCCATCAGTCGATCAACGTCAAAGCGCAAACGTTGA
- a CDS encoding TLC domain-containing protein: MAAKLRSKRYQEQTSLKQWLIDNQIGICLGILAPLLIAQCNSITRPLTAKLTSLSYRDEFTGEYGVGFDDNYLVAVLIVVLTGLRDATMRFVLDPLAAAWGLGRARSMRFKEQAWMVVYYSTCWSVGMYIYASSSYWLDLQAMWTNWPNREISGLMKIYMLAQLAFWLQQMIVINIEKRRKDHWQMLSHHVVTIALVYCSYRYGLTRVGNVVLILMDFNDLVFSIAKCLKYIKLQSLCDFTFGAFVVSWVLCRHTAFPMVCWSVYAHSLVIAGPKCFIGSGKNIIGPQEVPANGYFYMLEPLIYTNGRVCYDYTIKTLFLSGLLFLEVLMLVWFVMIVKLVIRVLRGGNAEDTRSDNEEEQYEDDMPIKVEVDAEKLQFPKQYASGGRGTSSVFQSTRGMAISKDRKGYLDRIGCEQRISR, from the exons ATGGCAGCAAAACTACGCTCAAAGCGATATCAAGAACAAACATCCCTAAAGCAATGGCTTATCGATAACCAAATCG GCATATGCCTCGGTATTCTAGCCCCTCTGCTCATCGCGCAATGCAACAGTATTACACGTCCCCTCACCGCTAAGCTCACGTCGCTCTCGTACCGAGACGAATTCACGGGGGAGTATGGCGTCGGGTTCGATGATAATTACCTGGTGGCCGTTCTGATCGTGGTGTTGACGGGTCTGCGGGATGCTACTATGCGGTTCGTTCTGGACCCGTTGGCGGCCGCCTGGGGACTGGGGAGGGCTAGATCCATGCGGTTCAAGGAACAGGCTTGGATGGTGGTTTACTATTCCACTTGCTGGTCTGTTGGCATG TACATCTATGCGTCTTCGTCGTATTGGTTGGATCTTCAGGCTATGTGGACGAATTGGCCTAATCGCGAAATATCCGGGCTGATGAAAATTTACATGTTGGCGCAATTGGCTTTCTGGCTTCAGCAGATGATTGTCATCAACATTGAAAAGCGTCGCAAGGATCACTGGCAGATGCTCTCTCACCACGTTGTCACGATTGCTCTGGTGTACTGCTCTTACAGATATGGCCTCACTCGCGTTGGCAACGTTGTTCTGATCCTCATGGACTTTAATGATCTAGTTTTCTCGATCGCGAAGTGCCTGAAGTACATCAAGCTACAGTCTTTGTGCGACTTTACGTTTGGCGCGTTCGTTGTAAGCTGGGTGCTGTGCCGCCATACTGCGTTCCCGATGGTATGCTGGTCTGTTTACGCGCATAGTCTGGTCATCGCCGGGCCGAAGTGCTTCATTGGCTCAGGAAAGAACATCATTGGTCCTCAAGAGGTTCCGGCAAATGGCTATTTCTATATGCTTGAACCATTGATCTACACCAATGGGAGGGTATGCTACGACTACACTATCAAGACACTATTCTTGAGCGGACTTCTGTTCCTCGAGGTACTTATGCTTGTATGGTTTGTTATGATTGTCAAGTTGGTCATCCGAGTGCTTCGTGGTGGAAATGCAGAGGATACACGCAGCGACAACGAGGAAGAGCAATACGAGGATGATATGCCGATCAAAGTCGAGGTCGATGCCGAGAAACTCCAATTTCCGAAGCAATATGCCTCCGGTGGGAGAGGGACATCTTCGGTGTTTCAATCAACGAGAGGAATGGCTATTTCAAAGGATAGAAAAGGCTATTTGGATAGAATTGGGTGCGAACAGAGGATATCACGATAA
- a CDS encoding peroxidase/catalase, which yields MHVQSLLLASGLVPLAASQGCPFAKRATDTNLVPPREIPEDFGICRVASNQAGGGTRSRDFWPCALRLDVLRQFSPQYNPLGADFDYTEAFKSLDFAALKKDLNALLTDSQDWWPADHGNYGGLFIRMSWHSAGTYRAMDGRGGSGMGQQRFAPLDSWPDNQNLDKARRLLWPIKQKYGSKISWADLMVLAGNVALEHSGFETLGFAGGRADTWEADESIYWGAESTFVPKGNDVRYNGSTDIYERADKLEKPLGATHFGLIYVNPEGPDGSSDPKASALDIRTAFGRMGMDDEETAALIIGGHTLGKTHGAVPAKNIGPEPMAADLGEMGLGWHNSVNEGNGPDQMTSGLEVIWSTTPTKWSNHFLKSLLGNNWTLVESPAGHKQWEALNGKLEYPDPFVKGKFRRPTMLTSDLALINDPTYLKICKRWHDNPKELNAAFARAWYKLLHRDLGPVSRYLGPEVAKEKFIWQDPLPERKGDIIGEADISNLKSAILSADGLDVSKLVSTAWNSASTFRGTDKRGGANGARIALEPQVNWVSNNPKQLKQVLSALKKVQKDFNSKSGSKKVSLADLIVLGGVAAIEKAAQAAGFKDVEVPFTPGRVDATQNQTDLVQFGYLEPLADGFRNYGHGTARARTEEILVDRAALLTLTPPEMTVLVGGLRALNANYDGSSNGILTEKKGQLTNDFFVNLLSPAYSWAKKDSQGELWTGTDRATKSVKWTATRADLVFGSHAELRAISEVYGSADAKEKFVKDFISAWTKVMNLDRFDVKAEK from the exons ATGCACGTACAATCACTTCTGCTGGCTTCTGGCCTCGTGCCTCTGGCCGCTAGCCAGGGCTGCCCCTTTGCCAAGCGCGCCACAGACACTAATCTTGTTCCCCCGAGAGAAATCCCCGAGGACTTTGGCATCTGCCGCGTCGCTAGCAACCAGGCTGGTGGCGGTACCCGATCCAGGGACTTTTGGCCTTGTGCTTTGAGGTTGGATGTCTTGAGGCAGTTTTCGCCTCAGTATAACCCATTGGGTGCTGATTTCGACTACACTGAGGCTTTCAAGTCTCTGGACT TTGCTGCTTTGAAGAAGGATCTCAATGCGCTTCTCACTGATTCTCAGGATTGGTGGCCTGCTGACCATGGTAACTATGGCGGTCTCTTCATCCGCATGTCATGGCACAGCGCTGGTACCTACCGCGCAATGGACGGCCGAGGTGGCTCCGGAATG GGTCAACAACGATTTGCTCCTCTCGACAGCTGGCCCGACAACCAGAACCTGGACAAGGCTCGCCGTCTGCTCT GGCCTATCAAGCAAAAGTATGGCAGCAAGATCTCATGGGCTGACTTGATGGTCCTCGCCGGCAACGTCGCTCTCGAGCACAGCGGCTTCGAGACCCTTGGTTTCGCCGGTGGTCGCGCTGACACCTGGGAGGCCGATGAGTCCATCTACTGGGGTGCCGAGTCCACCTTTGTCCCCAAGGGTAACGACGTTCGCTACAACGGTAGCACAGACATTTACGAGCGTGCCGATAAGCTCGAGAAGCCTCTTGGTGCTACGCACTTTGGTCTCATTTATGTTAACCCCGAGGGTCCTGATGGAAGCTCTGATCCTAAGGCCTCTGCTCTTGATATCCGAACTGCTTTTGGCCGTATGGGTATggacgatgaggagactGCTGCTCTCATCATTGGTGGTCACACCCTGGGCAAGACTCATGGTGCTGTTCCTGCCAAGAACATTGGCCCTGAGCCCATGGCTGCTGACCTTGGAGAGATGGGTCTTGGCTGGCACAACAGCGTCAACGAGGGTAACGGTCCTGACCAGATGACCAGCGGTCTTGAGGTTATCTGGTCCACCACTCCCACCAA GTGGAGCAACCACTTCCTCAAGTCTCTTCTCGGCAACAACTGGACCCTCGTCGAGAGCCCCGCAGGTCACAAGCAATGGGAAGCTCTCAACGGCAAACTCGAGTACCCCGACCCCTTCGTCAAGGGCAAGTTCCGCCGCCCCACCATGCTCACCAGCGATCTCGCCCTCATCAACGACCCCACGTACCTCAAGATCTGCAAGCGCTGGCACGACAACCCCAAGGAGTTGAACGCTGCTTTCGCCCGCGCTTGGTACAAGCTCCTCCACCGTGATCTCGGTCCTGTCTCTCGCTACCTTGGCCCCGAGGTCGCTAAGGAGAAGTTTATCTGGCAGGATCCTCTCCCTGAGCGAAAGGGCGACATCATTGGCGAGGCTGATATTTCTAACCTCAAGTCTGCTATCCTCTCTGctgatggtcttgatgttTCTAAGCTTGTTTCTACTGCTTGGAACTCTGCTTCTACTTTCCGTGGAACTGACAAGCGTGGTGGTGCCAACGGTGCCCGTATTGCTCTTGAGCCTCAGGTCAACTGGGTCAGCAACAACCCCAAGCAGCTCAAGCAGGTCCTCTCTGCCCTGAAGAAGGTCCAGAAGGACTTCAATTCCAAGTCCGGCTCCAAGAAGGTTTCTCTCGCTGATCTGATTGTCCTCGGTGGTGTTGCTGCtattgagaaggctgccCAGGCTGCTGGCTTCAAGGACGTCGAGGTTCCATTCACTCCTGGCCGTGTTGATGCTACTCAGAACCAGACTGATCTCGTTCAGTTCGGTTACCTTGAGCCTCTTGCTGATGGTTTCCGCAACTACGGACATGGAACTGCCCGTGCTCGCACTGAGGAGATCCTTGTCGACCGCGCTGCTCTTCTTACCCTTACTCCTCCTGAGATGACTGTCCTTGTCGGTGGTCTCCGTGCCTTGAACGCCAACTACGACGGTTCATCCAACGGTATTCTcaccgagaagaagggccAACTCACCAACGACTTCTTCGTCAACCTTCTCTCCCCAGCCTACTCATGGGCCAAGAAGGACAGCCAGGGTGAGCTCTGGACTGGCACTGACCGTGCCACCAAGTCCGTCAAGTGGACTGCTACCCGCGCTGATCTTGTTTTCGGATCTCACGCTGAGCTGCGTGCTATTTCTGAGGTCTACGGTAGCGCTGATGCGAAGGAGAAGTTTGTGAAGGATTTCATTTCTGCGTGGACCAAGGTCATGAACCTGGACCGCTTTgatgtcaaggctgagaagtaG
- a CDS encoding major facilitator superfamily domain-containing protein gives MPNKGSLQDAVQGKGVHIDSDSHICWDEDADQHPRNWNFGTKTYTAALICWLEMYMTAISSSGTATADSAREEYGVSRTMAYFAFVTIYLMGQTIGSIFCSPISEVFGRRTIYILAATIFCISSAIVAAVPSIIGVYFGRFFQGVAAAIPATVAFGNFDDMYNAEHRIWVVYVYTILGMLGLALGPIYSTYITSSIGWRWVYYISTMVMGATSVACLFTRESNASQLLDKIVKQIREETSIEDVKSSNAEGERFTVAAFAQNALLRPLRFLVTDPLVFFCAVLCAIAFGLIYGLTESLTIVYTAPPFNFSQNSSSLAFLAIAIGEVLNILPRIYDAHTYKKYRRTHRRILPESKITSFAIAAPSLAIGLWLFAWTIPPRVTHVSWPVSMIGLVMIGFSLNDFTYVLFGYATDSYGEYAASAVSAISLTRTLTAAVFPLFTHQMYTGLGSNVATSILAAVASLFAFTPFLFLRYGQRLRHRSKFAADDEQALELENLHMKNKD, from the exons ATGCCAAACAAAGGCTCACTTCAAGATGCTGTGCAGGGGAAAGGAGTTCATATCGACAGCGACAGTCATATCTGCtgggatgaagatgctgacCAACACCCCCGGAACTGGAACTTCGGAACAAAGACATATACCGCCGCCCTGATATGCTGGTTGGAGATGTACATGACGGCAATCAGCTCCTCTGGG ACGGCTACTGCAGACTCAGCACGGGAGGAGTATGGTGTAAGCAGAACGATGGCTTATttcgccttcgtcactat ATACTTGATGGGCCAAACCATAGGTAGTATATTCTGCTCACCCATCTCGGAGGTATTTGGACGACGAACCATATACATACTTGCGGCAACCATATTCTGCATATCCTCAGCTATAGTGGCCGCGGTGCCGTCAATAATCGGCGTCTACTTTGGTCGCTTCTTCCAAGGGGTGGCTGCGGCGATACCCGCAACTGTCGCTTTTGGCAACTTTGACGATATGTACAATGCTGAGCATAGAATCTGGGTCGTCTATGTGTATACCATCCTCGGTATGTTGGGGCTTGCGCTGGGCCCTATCTACTCGACATACATCACTTCGAGCATAGGCTG GCGTTGGGTATACTACATCTCTACAATGGTCATGGGTGCCACTTCCGTTGCGTGCCTCTTCACAAGAGAGTCAAACGCAAGCCAATTACTCGACAAAATTGTCAAACAAATACGAGAAGAGACTAGCATTGAGGACGTAAAATCTAGCAATGCTGAAGGAGAAAGGTTTACCGTGGCTGCCTTCGCACAGAACGCTCTCTTACGCCCCTTGCGGTTTCTTGTTACCGATCCTCTGGTATTCTTCTGCGCCGTACTATGCGCCATCGCATTTGGTCTCATCTACGGCTTGACAGAATCATTGACCATCGTCTACACCGCGCCGCCCTTCAACTTTTCGCAAAACAGCTCCAGCCTCGCATTCCTTGCCATTGCGATAGGCGAGGTGCTCAATATCCTACCCCGGATCTACGACGCCCATACATACAAGAAATACCGCAGAACACACCGACGCATCCTCCCAGAGAGCAAAATAACCTCGTTCGCCATCGCAGCTCCGTCTCTCGCCATCGGCCTGTGGCTCTTCGCCTGGACCATTCCACCGCGGGTCACGCATGTTTCTTGGCCTGTGAGCATGATTGGTCTGGTAATGATCGGATTCAGTCTCAACGATTTTACTTACGTGCTTTTCGGATACGCTACTGATAGTTATGGTGAATATGCTGCCAGCGCTGTCAGTGCCATCAGCTTGACGCGCACGCTGACTGCTGCGGTCTTTCCGCTCTTCACGCATCAGATGTATACGGGGCTGGGCAGCAATGTTGCAACGAGTATCTTGGCGGCGGTGGCGAGTCTGTTTGCCTTTACAccgttcttgttcttgagataTGGACAGAGATTGAGACATCGAAGCAAGTTTGCGGCGGATGATGAGCAGGCTCTGGAGCTGGAGAACCTTCACATGAAGAATAAGGATTAA
- a CDS encoding uncharacterized protein (domain of unknown function-domain containing protein) — protein MEDTRQLPDGIIELAPRTGTSFVVNKGQRLTVIDPKGGQVSDLVAFNQHDTDEVISNGRTFDYADTIYLTTNHPLYSNRSNIMLKIVDDTCGRHDFLLTPCSKDTFRIIYGDKEPHHGCFGNLSLALSKHGIAPDRIPCAFNCFMNVPVDGKTGKFTVEPPISKAGDHIDFVAEMDLIVAITACSAGKSNGGSFKPIQYKIV, from the coding sequence ATGGAGGATACTAGACAATTACCCGATGGCATCATCGAACTTGCGCCGCGGACAGGAACTTCCTTCGTTGTCAACAAGGGCCAACGCCTAACAGTAATCGATCCAAAGGGCGGTCAAGTCTCTGACCTTGTGGCATTCAACCAACACGACACAGACGAAGTCATCTCCAACGGACGCACATTTGACTATGCAGACACAATATACCTGACAACCAACCACCCGCTGTACTCAAACCGCAGCAATATCATGCTCAAAATAGTCGATGACACTTGCGGACGTCACGACTTTCTACTTACGCCGTGTTCTAAAGATACCTTTCGCATCATATACGGCGACAAAGAGCCGCATCACGGCTGTTTCGGCAACCTTTCTCTGGCGCTAAGCAAACATGGCATCGCGCCAGACCGCATTCCATGCGCTTTCAACTGCTTCATGAATGTGCCTGTAGACGGCAAGACAGGCAAGTTTACAGTGGAACCGCCTATCAGTAAGGCTGGTGATCACATCGACTTTGTCGCGGAGATGGACCTTATTGTTGCCATTACTGCCTGTTCAGCCGGCAAGTCCAATGGCGGTAGCTTTAAACCCATTCAATACAAGATAGTTTAA
- a CDS encoding YqcI/YcgG family-domain-containing protein: MQLAINAVILAVAFTVVSRLMQFRKAPLNRFIKKLRFLTNGFKLVTSTTEQEVAALRSHDVKDIRSHSHAELLTRNEVESRFNENSWQGLAYQDFRNTILARGRGTKTFPCVYATMGYRSDDHRYVFLESDNPSEPRNVRKVALCLASYLRISTSLGPNTSLVIIGAPSEKQRTVEEHNRTFWDMLRGLRICDPKAWPDDIPQDTEDTKWTFCFNGEPVFPVMLTPAHQKRWSRHMSVPVIALQPKWVLDNLLGTPEKRKAAQNKVRNLLQKYDTIGVSPDLTAYGAVGTSEARQLCLQDKNESVQCPYRNFDS, from the exons ATGCAGCTCGCAATCAACGCCGTTATCCTTGCCGTTGCCTTTACGGTGGTTTCTAGGCTGATGCAATTTCGAAAAGCTCCTCTCAATCGGTTCATAAAGAAGTTGAGATTTCTCACGAATGGCTTCAAACTCGTGACGTCTACGACAGAACAGGAGGTGGCCGCCTTACGCAGCCATGACGTTAAGGACATCCGGTCACATTCACATGCGGAGCTGCTGACGAG AAACGAAGTTGAGAGTCGTTTCAACGAGAATTCTTGGCAAGGCCTTGCATACCAGGATTTTAGGAACACAATATTAGCCAGGGGAAGGGGAACGAAGACATTTCCTTGCGTATACGCCACCATGGGCTATCGATCAGACGATCATCGCTATGTATTCCTCGAGTCGGACAACCCATCAGAGCCCCGTAATGTACGCAAGGTAGCTCTATGTCTAGCCTCCTATCTGCGTATATCAACCTCTCTGGGTCCTAATACGtccctcgtcatcatcggcgcCCCCTCCGAGAAGCAGCGGACTGTCGAAGAGCATAACCGTACCTTCTGGGACATGCTTCGAGGCCTTCGTATCTGCGACCCAAAGGCTTGGCCAGACGATATTCCGCAAGACACAGAGGATACTAAATGGACTTTTTGCTTCAATGGAGAGCCGGTGTTTCCGGTTATGTTAACGCCAGCGCATCAGAAACGCTGGAGCAGACATATGAGCGTGCCGGTAATAGCCCTGCAGCCGAAATGGGTCCTGGACAATCTGCTTGGAACTCCCGAGAAACGAAAGGCTGCACAAAACAAAGTTCGGAACCTGTTGCAGAAGTACGATACTATAGGCGTCAGCCCAGATCTGACCGCTTACGGCGCAGTTGGCACTAGCGAGGCCCGCCAGTTGTGCCTGCAGGACAAGAACGAATCGGTTCAATGCCCGTACCGCAACTTTGATAGCTAA
- a CDS encoding peptidase S8/S53 domain-containing protein translates to MYISSQNLVLALSALPSAFGKSFSHHAEAPQGWQVQKAAKVASNTQHVFSLALTMQNVDQLESKLLDLSSPDSANYGNWLSHDELTSTFSPSKEAVASVTKWLKSKGIKHYKVNGAFIDFAADVEKANTLLGGDYQYYTKDGQTKLRTLSYSIPDDVAGHVQFVDPSTNFGGTVAFNPVPHPSRTLQERKVSPSKSTVDASCQTSITPSCLKQMYNIGDYTPDAKSGSEIGFSSFLGQAAIYSDVFKFEELFGIPKQNYTTILINNGTDDQNTAHGNFGEANLDAENIVGIAHPLPFKQYITGGSPPFVPNIDQPTEKDNQNEPYVPFFRYLLGQKDLPAVISTSYGDEEDSVPREYATLTCNMIGLLGLRGISVIFSSGDIGVGSGCLAPDYKTVEFNAIFPATCPYLTSVGGTVDVTPEIAWEGSSGGFSKYFPRPSYQDKAIKKYMKTVSKETKKYYGPYTNWEGRGFPDVAGHSVAPDYEVIYNGKQARSGGTSAAAPVWAAIVGLLNDARFKAGKKSLGWLNPLIYKHGPKVLTDITGGYAIGCDGNNTQSGKPEPAGSGLVPGARWNATAGWDPTTGYGTPNFQKLKDLVLSL, encoded by the exons ATGTATATCTCCTCCCAAAACCTGGTACTCGCCTTATCGGCGCTGCCTTCAGCATTTGGCAAATCCTTCTCTCACCATGCTGAAGCTcctcaaggctggcaagTCCAGAAAGCCGCCAAAGTCGCTTCCAACACGCAGCATGTCTTCAGTCTTGCACTAACCATGCAAAATGTCGACCAGCTCGAAtcaaagcttcttgacctttccAGCCCCGACAGCGCCAACTACGGCAACTGGCTGTCCCACGATGAGCTCACAAGCACTTTCTCTCCTTCCAAGGAGGCGGTGGCTAGTGTGACAAAGTGGCTCAAGTCAAAGGGCATCAAGCACTACAAGGTCAACGGTGCTTTCATTGactttgctgctgatgttgagaaggccaaTACGCTTCTCGGAGGTGACTATCAGTACTACACCAAGGATGGTCAGACGAAGCTGAGAACGCTGTCTTACTCCATTCCTGATGATGTCGCTGGCCACGTTCAATTCGTTGATCCTAGCACAAACTTCGGTGGCACCGTTGCGTTCAACCCTGTGCCTCACCCCTCGCGCACCCTCCAAGAGCGCAAGGTCTCTCCCTCCAAGAGCACCGTTGATGCTTCATGCCAGACAAGCATCACCCCTTCTTGCCTCAAGCAGATGTACAACATTGGAGACTACACTCCTGATGCCAAGTCTGGAAGTGAGATTGGTTTTAGCAGCTTTCTCGGCCAGGCTGCTATTTACTCTGATGTCTTCAAGTTTGAGGAGCTGTTTGGCATTCCTAAGCAGAACTACACCACTATCCTGATCAACAATGGCACCGATGATCAGAATACTGCGCATGGAAACTTTGGAGAGGCTAACCTTGATGCTGAGAACATTGTCGGAATTgctcatcctcttcctttcaaGCAGTACATTACTGGAGGTTCACC ACCTTTCGTTCCCAACATCGATCAGCCCACCGAGAAGGATAACCAGAACGAGCCCTACGTGCCTTTCTTCCGTTACCTCTTGGGCCAGAAAGATCTCCCAGCCGTCATCTCCACTTCCTacggcgatgaagaagac AGCGTTCCTCGTGAGTATGCTACACTCACCTGCAACATGATCGGTCTTCTCGGTCTCCGTGGCATCAGTGTCATCTTCTCTTCCGGTGACATCGGTGTCGGTTCTGGCTGCCTTGCTCCCGACTACAAGACCGTCGAGTTCAACGCCATCTTCCCCGCCACATGCCCCTACCTCACCTCCGTCGGCGGTACCGTCGACGTCACCCCCGAGATTGCCTGGGAGGGATCCTCCGGTGGATTCAGCAAGTACTTCCCCCGACCCAGCTACCAGgacaaggccatcaagaagTACATGAAGACAGTCTCcaaggagaccaagaagtACTACGGTCCTTACACCAACTGGGAGGGCCGAGGCTTCCCTGATGTCGCTGGACACAGTGTTGCGCCTGACTACGAGGTTATCTACAATGGTAAGCAGGCTCGAAGTGGAGGTACCAGCGCTGCTGCCCCTGTTTGGGCTGCTATCGTTGGTCTGTTGAACGATGCCCGCTTCAAGGCTGGTAAGAAGAGCTTGGGATGGTTGAACCCTCTTATCTACAAGCATGGACCCAAGGTCTTGACTGACATCACTGGTGGCTATGCTATCGGCTGTGACGGCAACAACACTCAGTCTGGAAAGCCTGAGCCCGCTGGATCTGGTCTTGTTCCCGGTGCTCGATGGAACGCCACGGCTGGATGGGATCCCACCACTGGATACGGAACTCCCAACTTCCAGAAGTTGAAGGACTTGGTTCTTAGCTTGTAA